The following proteins are co-located in the Flammeovirga kamogawensis genome:
- a CDS encoding glycosyltransferase, whose product MTNIILRKKNSSQFSIEEIFNNLIKSNKLSNVNKVVVPHNKLNIRNILQNILFIKKYYNEVNHVTGDIHYLVPFLGKKTILTVHDIQSTFKGSKINIFIKKIFWYYIPFIFAKEITAISVKTYEEILSLAPWVKYKLSIINNPIDIETCKIKRTLIKNDRSILIIGTKKNKNIIRIFESIKNLNTHVNIIGELNDSQLNIAIKNKINFNQYIDLSYDEVLNLYAKSYILCFPSLYEGFGMPIIEAQAIGTPVITSNLSPMNQISNNDNSILVNPYSVLEITNAIKKLLKDEHLYQKLQKNGFENVNKYSLNRIANKYKLLYNKIRIS is encoded by the coding sequence ATGACAAATATAATATTAAGAAAAAAAAATTCTTCACAATTCAGTATAGAAGAAATATTTAATAACTTAATTAAGTCTAATAAGTTAAGCAATGTCAACAAAGTAGTAGTTCCACATAACAAGTTAAACATCAGAAACATACTACAAAACATACTATTTATAAAGAAATATTATAATGAAGTTAACCATGTAACTGGTGACATTCATTACTTAGTTCCATTTCTTGGTAAAAAAACTATTTTAACAGTACACGATATTCAATCTACTTTTAAAGGTTCAAAGATTAATATTTTTATAAAAAAAATATTTTGGTATTATATCCCATTTATTTTTGCAAAAGAAATAACCGCAATATCTGTTAAAACATATGAAGAAATTCTAAGTCTCGCACCTTGGGTAAAATATAAACTTTCAATAATAAATAATCCTATAGATATTGAAACATGTAAGATAAAAAGAACATTAATCAAAAATGATAGAAGTATATTAATCATTGGAACTAAAAAAAATAAAAATATTATTAGAATTTTTGAATCTATAAAAAACTTAAATACACATGTAAATATAATAGGAGAGTTAAATGACAGTCAATTAAATATTGCTATTAAAAATAAAATTAATTTTAATCAATACATTGATTTATCTTATGATGAAGTTTTAAATTTATATGCTAAAAGTTATATCTTATGTTTTCCATCTCTTTATGAAGGTTTTGGTATGCCAATTATAGAAGCACAAGCTATTGGTACTCCTGTTATAACCAGTAATCTTTCACCTATGAATCAAATATCTAATAATGATAATTCAATATTAGTTAACCCTTACTCAGTTTTAGAAATAACTAATGCTATCAAAAAATTATTAAAAGATGAACACTTATATCAAAAATTACAAAAAAATGGATTCGAAAATGTAAACAAATATTCCTTAAATAGGATAGCAAATAAATATAAACTTCTATATAATAAAATTAGAATTTCATGA
- a CDS encoding bi-domain-containing oxidoreductase, translating to MKQIIQDLKNGQTILEEVPAPQVKSGCVLIQTTRTLVSLGTERMLVEFGKASYIEKARQQPDKVKMVLDKMKTDGVMPTVEAVFNKLNQPLPLGYCNVGKVVAVGKGVSTFKVGDRVASNGNHAEFVNVPENLVASIPDNVTDEEAAFTVIGSIGLQGIRLLNPTFGETIVVVGLGLIGLVTAELLRANGCIVIGFDFDPQKVEMAKSKGINAINPAEGTDQVKYVLEQTNNIGADGVIITASAKGNEIISQSANMSRKRGRIILVGVIGLDISRADFYEKELTFQVSCSYGAGRYDEDYEQKGNDYPIGYVRWTEKRNFEAILQAISSKQLQVTPLITERVSLNNYEEIYGDMKKAGSIASILEFPENSQRTNVVTITPNNFNNAKGVYGIVGAGNYTSSMIIPRLKEVNAHLKYIASAGGLSSAILAKKGGITNATTDYQEILNDKEVDTVIITTRHDLHAGMVMKGLQANKNVFVEKPLCLNTQELEEIITTYKESKGTLTVGFNRRFAPLATKMKSLVGNGPKNIVATMNAGAIPPEVWVHDMEVGGGRILGEACHYVDLCSYLAGSNVTEVCMNSMGTNPSDNTDNVSILLKYENGTNAVINYFANGSKAYSKERVEVFTQERTLIMDNWRTLKGYGFKGFSTAKTAQDKGQKVQFKLLNERIQTGGEPIVPFDSIINTTKASIAAIDSLKEGKWIKID from the coding sequence ATGAAACAAATAATCCAAGATCTTAAAAACGGACAAACAATATTAGAAGAAGTTCCTGCACCACAAGTTAAAAGTGGCTGTGTATTAATACAAACAACTCGTACATTAGTTTCGTTAGGTACTGAAAGAATGCTTGTTGAATTTGGTAAAGCTAGTTATATAGAAAAAGCACGTCAGCAACCAGATAAAGTAAAAATGGTTTTAGATAAAATGAAAACAGATGGTGTTATGCCAACTGTCGAAGCCGTTTTTAATAAATTAAACCAACCCTTACCATTAGGGTATTGTAATGTAGGCAAAGTAGTTGCCGTAGGAAAAGGAGTGAGTACCTTTAAAGTGGGTGACCGTGTTGCATCCAACGGTAACCATGCAGAGTTTGTTAACGTACCCGAGAACTTAGTAGCAAGTATTCCGGATAATGTTACCGATGAAGAAGCTGCCTTTACTGTGATAGGTTCAATTGGACTTCAAGGTATTCGTTTATTAAATCCAACTTTTGGGGAAACGATAGTTGTAGTTGGTCTAGGTCTAATTGGTCTTGTTACTGCGGAGTTATTAAGAGCAAATGGTTGTATTGTAATCGGTTTTGATTTTGATCCTCAAAAAGTAGAAATGGCAAAATCAAAAGGTATTAATGCGATCAACCCTGCTGAAGGAACAGACCAAGTTAAGTACGTTTTAGAACAAACCAATAATATTGGTGCTGATGGTGTTATTATTACGGCTTCCGCTAAAGGAAACGAGATCATTTCTCAATCTGCCAATATGTCTCGTAAGAGAGGTAGAATAATTTTAGTGGGTGTTATTGGTCTAGATATAAGTAGAGCCGATTTTTATGAAAAAGAATTAACTTTCCAGGTATCTTGTTCGTATGGTGCTGGGCGTTATGATGAAGACTACGAACAAAAAGGAAATGATTACCCAATTGGCTATGTAAGATGGACTGAAAAAAGAAATTTTGAAGCAATTTTACAGGCTATCTCTAGTAAACAATTACAAGTTACCCCACTTATTACAGAAAGAGTTTCTTTAAACAATTACGAAGAGATCTATGGAGATATGAAAAAAGCAGGCTCCATTGCTTCAATTCTAGAATTTCCAGAAAATAGCCAACGCACTAATGTGGTTACTATTACTCCAAATAATTTTAACAATGCAAAAGGAGTGTATGGTATTGTAGGTGCAGGTAATTATACCTCTTCTATGATTATTCCACGTTTAAAAGAAGTAAATGCACACTTAAAGTATATTGCAAGTGCTGGTGGTTTATCTTCTGCAATTCTTGCTAAAAAAGGAGGTATCACTAATGCAACAACTGATTACCAAGAAATTTTAAACGACAAAGAAGTTGATACTGTAATTATTACAACCCGTCATGACTTACATGCAGGGATGGTAATGAAAGGACTACAAGCAAATAAAAATGTTTTTGTAGAAAAACCTCTTTGTTTAAATACACAAGAATTAGAAGAAATAATAACTACCTATAAAGAAAGTAAAGGTACACTAACAGTTGGTTTTAATAGAAGGTTTGCACCTTTAGCTACCAAAATGAAAAGCTTAGTTGGCAATGGTCCTAAAAATATTGTAGCCACAATGAATGCAGGAGCTATTCCTCCAGAAGTTTGGGTACATGATATGGAAGTAGGTGGTGGTCGAATTTTAGGAGAAGCTTGTCACTATGTAGATCTATGTTCGTATTTAGCAGGAAGTAATGTTACAGAAGTTTGTATGAATAGTATGGGGACTAACCCATCAGATAATACAGATAATGTTTCTATACTTCTTAAATACGAAAACGGTACCAATGCTGTAATTAACTATTTTGCAAATGGTAGCAAAGCTTATAGTAAAGAACGAGTAGAAGTTTTTACACAAGAACGTACATTAATAATGGACAATTGGAGAACTTTAAAAGGTTATGGATTTAAAGGGTTCAGTACAGCTAAAACAGCACAAGACAAAGGTCAAAAAGTTCAGTTTAAATTATTAAATGAACGTATACAAACAGGTGGAGAACCAATAGTACCATTCGATTCAATAATAAATACAACAAAAGCGTCAATAGCAGCCATCGATTCCTTAAAAGAAGGAAAATGGATAAAAATTGACTAA
- a CDS encoding Gfo/Idh/MocA family oxidoreductase, which yields MRFIRKDKNIGIIGSGQFAFATIGFFLKKYKGNIINENYDIDHNNSTTFSNYYESKPSIDVNDLISNPVNNLIYIVSNHYSHTPYAIQCLKRNKNIYIEKPISVTYLQLVELKQHLLKSNSNIYCGYNRPHSPAIKEIHSKIISGNQPITLNCFIIGHKIDKEHWYRNKNEGTRICGNVGHWLDLSIHLLVKRQLPNKFQFHLISSNQNEKDDNSSIILTSDLGDLINITLSSREEPFEGINETINFQQGDIIAKIDDFRRMTIWESSKVITRRYFRKDVGHKNAILQPFRESKRDWKEVELSTLIMIRLTEMIYKNLNSYTFDIKNELNILENETNNPRS from the coding sequence TTGAGATTTATAAGAAAAGATAAAAATATAGGGATTATAGGATCAGGTCAATTCGCTTTTGCAACTATTGGATTTTTTCTAAAAAAATACAAGGGTAACATTATTAATGAAAATTATGATATAGATCATAATAATTCTACCACGTTCTCAAATTATTATGAAAGCAAACCGAGTATTGATGTAAATGATTTAATTAGTAACCCTGTAAATAATTTAATATATATAGTATCTAACCACTATAGTCATACACCTTATGCAATTCAATGCCTCAAAAGAAATAAAAATATTTACATTGAAAAACCAATAAGTGTTACTTATTTACAATTAGTAGAACTTAAACAACATTTATTAAAATCAAATAGTAATATCTATTGCGGTTATAATAGACCCCATTCTCCTGCAATAAAAGAGATTCATTCAAAAATAATTTCAGGAAATCAACCAATTACTTTAAACTGCTTCATCATCGGCCACAAAATTGATAAAGAACATTGGTATAGAAATAAAAACGAGGGAACAAGAATATGTGGTAATGTAGGACACTGGTTAGATTTAAGCATTCATTTACTAGTTAAAAGACAACTTCCTAATAAATTTCAATTTCATTTAATTAGCAGTAATCAAAATGAAAAAGATGATAATTCATCTATAATTTTAACTTCAGACCTTGGTGATCTAATAAATATCACTTTAAGTTCTAGGGAAGAGCCTTTTGAGGGCATCAATGAAACAATTAATTTTCAGCAAGGTGATATTATTGCTAAAATAGATGATTTTAGGAGGATGACCATATGGGAATCTTCAAAAGTGATAACTAGAAGATATTTTAGAAAAGATGTGGGCCATAAAAATGCTATACTTCAACCTTTCAGAGAATCTAAAAGAGATTGGAAAGAGGTTGAATTATCTACTCTAATCATGATTCGTTTAACTGAAATGATTTACAAAAATTTAAATTCATATACATTCGACATAAAAAACGAATTAAATATACTAGAAAATGAAACAAATAATCCAAGATCTTAA
- a CDS encoding glycosyltransferase — protein MKVIFPIFAFYPAQLGGPCNTIYWQAKNLIKKNIRCLVITRNIGIEQYDIKFNTSVNIDDIETYFNHESKFIPVRSIYRLFTEIQKKDIIHLSSFFLPITIPSIIIAKINGNKIIISPRGELSPNAIKYKSIYKLFYLNFIKIISSGIYFHSTSNQETFDIKKYFNKNIIKQLPNYIELENKINQPVSNNLLFIGRIHPIKAIENLISAISLTTIFKEKDFKLLITGPIEDFDYYHSLKALIIDLNLSNSVKFLDPVKGIEKKNLYASSYLTILPSHSENFGNVVVESLNMGTPVIASLGTPWKILNQNNAGLHVKNSPKALSEAIDSILKLKEEDYQEMRVNSINLVENEFSIQKNINKWESFYKEINDEKDR, from the coding sequence ATGAAAGTAATTTTCCCTATTTTCGCTTTTTATCCAGCACAATTAGGAGGGCCATGTAATACTATATACTGGCAAGCTAAAAATCTCATAAAAAAAAATATCAGATGTTTAGTAATAACTAGGAATATTGGTATTGAACAATATGATATAAAGTTCAATACAAGTGTAAATATTGACGATATTGAAACTTATTTTAATCATGAATCAAAGTTTATTCCAGTAAGAAGTATTTATAGACTATTTACAGAGATACAAAAAAAAGATATAATACACCTATCTAGTTTTTTTCTACCAATAACAATACCTTCTATTATTATTGCTAAGATAAATGGAAATAAAATTATTATTTCACCAAGAGGAGAATTATCTCCAAATGCTATTAAATACAAAAGCATATATAAATTATTTTATTTAAATTTTATCAAAATTATATCTTCTGGTATTTATTTCCATTCAACTTCTAATCAAGAGACATTTGATATAAAAAAATATTTTAATAAGAATATTATAAAACAACTTCCCAATTATATTGAATTAGAAAATAAGATAAACCAACCAGTTTCTAATAATTTATTATTCATTGGAAGAATTCATCCTATTAAAGCCATTGAAAATTTAATATCTGCAATATCTCTTACTACTATATTTAAAGAAAAAGATTTTAAACTTCTTATCACTGGGCCAATTGAGGATTTTGATTATTATCATTCTTTAAAAGCATTAATTATAGATTTAAATTTATCAAATAGTGTAAAATTTTTAGATCCAGTAAAAGGCATCGAAAAAAAAAATCTTTATGCTTCTTCATATCTAACAATTTTACCTTCACATTCAGAAAATTTTGGTAATGTTGTTGTCGAATCTTTAAATATGGGAACTCCAGTTATTGCTTCATTAGGTACTCCATGGAAAATATTAAATCAAAATAATGCTGGTTTACATGTTAAGAACTCTCCAAAAGCATTGTCTGAAGCTATTGATAGTATATTAAAATTGAAAGAGGAAGACTATCAAGAAATGAGAGTCAATTCCATTAATCTTGTAGAAAATGAATTTTCAATTCAGAAAAATATAAATAAATGGGAGTCTTTTTATAAAGAAATAAATGATGAAAAAGACAGATAA